One Capsicum annuum cultivar UCD-10X-F1 chromosome 2, UCD10Xv1.1, whole genome shotgun sequence genomic window carries:
- the LOC107858512 gene encoding lipid phosphate phosphatase epsilon 2, chloroplastic, with protein MSTATALVISPFRRFSKISSTKLDSHRKFTSLCIRRPPLSPLIFTRIGATTGDKAVGVSFEQEEEEGFVDGSSSFASSAGLNATLNSLSKWLVAALFGIIFLWRHDAEALWAASGSVLNSGLSIVLKRILNQERPVSTIRSDPGMPSSHAQSIFYTVTFCIVSMVEYFGLNEITAVISTLIFAIGSYFSWLRVSQQFHTTSQVAVGAALGFSFSVFWFWLWDAVVLKAFLSHLWVRILVVLGTAAICAGFLLYVIRYWVLEEINLYY; from the exons ATGTCTACAGCAACTGCGCTTGTCATTTCCCCCTTTCGTCGGTTTTCAAAAATTTCCAGTACTAAATTGGATTCCCATAGGAAATTCACTTCCCTTTGCATTAGAAGACCCCCATTATCCCCATTAATATTCACCAGAATTGGAGCCACTACAGGCGATAAGGCGGTGGGCGTCAGTTttgaacaagaagaagaagaaggtttcGTTGATGGGTCATCAAGTTTTGCTTCTTCTGCTGGACTCAACGCCACTCTGAATAGCTTG AGTAAGTGGCTGGTGGCTGCACTTTTTGGTATAATCTTCCTTTGGAGACATGATGCAGAAGCCCTTTGGGCTGCTTCTGGTTCTGTTTTGAATTCCGGACTCTCAATTGTATTGAAGAGAATACTAAACCAAGAGCGACCTGTTTCTACGATAAGATCAGACCCTGGAATGCCATCTTCTCATGCACAGTCAATCTTTTATACAGTGACGTTCTGTATTGTCTCGA TGGTAGAATATTTTGGATTAAACGAAATCACTGCAGTCATTAGCACACTCATCTTTGCAATTGGCTCCTACTTT TCATGGCTACGAGTTTCACAACAATTTCACACAACCAGCCAAGTAGCCGTGGGTGCTGCACTGGGATTCTCTTTCTCCGTTTTCTGGTTTTGGTTGTGGGATGCAGTAGTCCTCAAGGCATTTTTATCTCATTTGTGGGTTCGGATTCTTGTTGTTCTCGGCACAGCAGCCATTTGTGCTGGCTTTCTCCTATATGTGATCCGATACTGGGTTCTTGAGGAGATCAACTTATACTACTGA